The window TATAGCCGGGGATGGGTGCCATGACCGCGACGGCGAGCACGCACACGAGGAGGACGTACCCCTGGAGCGGCATATGGACGCCAAACGCACCGCACAGAAAATAGTAGGTGGCAAGGATCGCGCCCCAGACACACACCGAGTGCATCAGGATGAGGGCGACTTGCTTCCATTCCTTGAGCACATTGAGGCCCTGGAGAAATGAATCGATGAGCCCGCATATCTTTTGAGCGAAGCTGCTCGAAAACCCCGACAGGACGCGATGGACCACGCGCTGAACGGATTGAGAGTACATCCTGCCCAGCACAAGGAATACGAGAATCGTGCTGTAGAGGATCACGAGCCACAGCCCTGCCTTCCTCCATCGCTCCTCTACGGTGAACGAGAAGATCAAGTATAGGAAGAGCCCCATCACGCATAGCGCGTCAAAAATCCTCTCAAGGACTACCGTCGCGAGCACCGTGCTGATGCTCACCCTGTGCTTCTTCCCGATGAGGACCGCGCGAATGAACTCACCGCTCCTGGCCGGCAGAAAGTTATTTGCCATGAAGCAGATATTGATGGCGGAGAAGAGGTCCGCGAAGCCGACCCGCTTCACCGGGCTGAGGAGACAGCGCCATCGGAATGTCCTGAAGATCATCGAGACGACCACGAAAGCCATCGCGGGGACGAGCCACACGTAATTTGCCTGCCTGAGGCTCCCCCATAATTCATGGTAATCTATGCCACGGAAGGCAAAGAACAGACAGGCCACGGCAAGGGCCACGCCCACAATCGCTCGCACATACTGTTTCATGCTCGATCTCTCAACGCCAGGAAGGCGACCGCATACAGCTACGGCTGATTCCCATGATGCCCCACACGAAACTGCTCATGATATCATTTGAGCGCTCGAATGGCAAAACAAACCTCACCCCATAAACCTCACTGGGAATGTATCGTGCCGGAAGGTGTGAAAATATTTGGAATTACACCCCTCGCTGTGCAATATAGCCTGTAGGGGCTTGATTTATCAAGCCCTCGGCGCAGGGTCGGATGAATCCGGC is drawn from Candidatus Auribacterota bacterium and contains these coding sequences:
- a CDS encoding lysylphosphatidylglycerol synthase transmembrane domain-containing protein, with the translated sequence MKQYVRAIVGVALAVACLFFAFRGIDYHELWGSLRQANYVWLVPAMAFVVVSMIFRTFRWRCLLSPVKRVGFADLFSAINICFMANNFLPARSGEFIRAVLIGKKHRVSISTVLATVVLERIFDALCVMGLFLYLIFSFTVEERWRKAGLWLVILYSTILVFLVLGRMYSQSVQRVVHRVLSGFSSSFAQKICGLIDSFLQGLNVLKEWKQVALILMHSVCVWGAILATYYFLCGAFGVHMPLQGYVLLVCVLAVAVMAPIPGYIGSFHAAYKAALLVFGYPSSLALACAIVAHGAQYVFITILGVLCLWREGISLGRLRAEEEGAEGEIEHVHPVDATG